In the genome of Thermococcus sp., the window GGCTGAGAGTTCTGGCGAGCTTAAGGGGAGTGTTGAGGACCTTCTACTCAAAGCTAAGGAGGATTTGAGAAAGTTCGAGAGGATTAAGGCAAAGCTAAAACGCCTTGGAGTGATTTGAATGTCCAAGGCTAAAATCAGGGTGGTTCTCGATACGTCGATTCTTGTGAGTGCCTTAAAGTCGAGAAACCCGGAGCACTCTCCTTCATGGAGAATCCTCAAGGCTCTTGTTTCTGGGGAAATTGAGAACTACATCAGCAGAGAGATTTACGAGGAAATGAGCTATACTCTCATGAAGGTTGCCGAGGGGACTAAGCGGGAAGTTTTAG includes:
- a CDS encoding PIN domain-containing protein; protein product: MSKAKIRVVLDTSILVSALKSRNPEHSPSWRILKALVSGEIENYISREIYEEMSYTLMKVAEGTKREVL